From Aspergillus fumigatus Af293 chromosome 3, whole genome shotgun sequence, a single genomic window includes:
- a CDS encoding Mis12-Mtw1 family protein → MTVTVLAAPKTKTETRTKEREPLREIDMAASQAQTRSASGGASGSARGRGGRSSARLNKGQEQGGEEVNMNGVWGKRKAVAYDEDIEGFQFTRLPSKKLRSSVDAAPENLNLNPIPEVPPQQSPRRGRPPKKKKKKTETVPEESAGHTEKSAEMTSKRQTRRRRSPVTEPEPQPQSVTRSSARKREEAESVPKEKKRRKGRPSKTEVEARNGFVSPEPQQSSTAKIALPLADTPVIQRNKEMRKEAKSEKGGKGRRSSLGMRGRRASSLIDSGASNALPHKEVDTADFYKHIADGLPEPRRMRQLLTWCATRAMGDKPTGARPEDASARLAARVIQEELLKDFSTKSELSNWFGREDVNPPAVVVKKPNPKNIQNADKIKELEEQIQRLQRERHSLNELLRPPSIPRLKLESKQPSDTSQDQGSSQAETAGQPARSPLSLEPKAIDTSLLDPSQQEIYAMLNPDTAKARRKSQSQEPLTTTQSSHLPPMPPSVVAGRLSRVASGLAPTLDSFAAGVHDIELYRSMSDAVSTRVLRICAERLEERDARNAMRRLAIEGGEAEGRRVMLRHGRPREDLGIILGALSRVERR, encoded by the exons ATGACCGTCACGGTTCTCGCCGCTCCCAAGACCAAGACCGAGACCAGAACGAAAGAACGCGAACCGCTACGGGAGATTGATATGGCTGCGTCCCAGGCGCAGACGCGTTCGGCGTCTGGCGGCGCGAGCGGGAGTGCCAGGGGGAGGGGCGGACGATCAAGCGCGCGACTGAATAAAGGACAGGAACAGGGGGGGGAGGAGGTTAATATGAATGGCGTGTgggggaaaaggaaggctG TGGCatatgatgaggatattgaggGATTTCAATTTACACGACTGCCCAGCAAGAAACTGAGGTCATCGGTTGATGCTGCACCAGAAAACCTAAACCTGAACCCTATCCCTGAGGTACCACCACAGCAATCGCCTAGGCGAGGTCgaccgccgaagaagaagaagaagaagacagaaaCGGTGCCGGAAGAATCTGCGGGGCACACGGAGAAGAGCGCGGAAATGACAAGCAAAAGGCAGACGCGACGGAGGAGATCCCCGGTTACAGAGCCAGAACCGCAACCGCAGAGTGTCACACGTTCATCGGCGCGGAAGCGTGAGGAGGCCGAATCTGTGCCCAAGGAGAAAAAGCGACGAAAAGGCAGACCGAGCAAGACGGAAGTCGAGGCGAGGAACGGCTTTGTGTCGCCTGAACCACAGCAGTCCAGTACTGCGAAGATTGCGCTGCCTCTAGCCGATACGCCTGTGATCCAGCGGAACAAGGAGATGCGAAAAGAGGCCAAATCGGAAAAAGGAGGGAAGGGGAGGCGGAGTAGCCTGGGGATGAGAGGAAGGAGGGCCAGTTCACTGATTGATTCTGGGGCATCTAACG CGTTGCCTCACAAAGAGGTCGACACAGCCGATTTCTACAAACATATTGCAGATGGGCTCCCAGAACCGCGGAGGATGAGACAGCTTCTGACTTGGTGCGCGACACGAGCAATGGGAGATAAACCTACAGGAGCGCGGCCAGAAGATGCCAGTGCTCGTCTAGCTG CTCGAGTAATACAAGAAGAACTCCTCAAAGACTTTTCAACGAAATCCGAGCTCTCGAATTGGTTTGGACGCGAGGATGTGAATCCACCTGCTGTTGTGGTGAAGAAACCGAACCCGAAAAACATCCAAAACGcggacaagatcaaggagcttgAGGAGCAAATACAGAG GTTGCAAAGAGAAAGGCATTCCCTGAATGAACTTTTACGACCCCCATCTATTCCACGACTAAAACTTGAATCCAAGCAACCGTCAGATACATCTCAGGATCAGGGCTCATCACAAGCCGAAACGGCCGGCCAGCCGGCTCGATCGCCATTGTCGTTAGAGCCAAAAGCAATAGATACCTCGTTATTAGATCCTTCGCAGCAGGAGATTTATGCCATGTTGAATCCCGACACAGCAAAGGCACGACGAAAATCGCAATCGCAAGAGCCATTGACCACTACGCAATCGAGTCATCTACCTCCAATGCCGCCATCTGTTGTAGCGGGCCGTCTATCCCGAGTGGCATCAGGCTTGGCACCAACTCTGGACTCGTTCGCAGCCGGCGTGCACGACATCGAGCTATATCGCTCGATGTCAGATGCAGTCTCGACACGGGTACTACGCATCTGTGCAGAACGACTGGAAGAGCGCGATGCCAGGAACGCGATGAGGCGACTTGCAATTGAGGGAGGCGAAGCCGAAGGCAGACGTGTTATGCTCCGGCACGGAAGACCAAGGGAGGATCTGGGAATCATTCTCGGGGCTCTCAGCCGGGTGGAGCGACGGTGA
- a CDS encoding putative phosphatidylserine decarboxylase Psd2 gives MVRLPLPQRLSSHLSVKSNASTPGQSRSTSPMRTTEARPLVLKVSAIKGRNLAAKDRGGTSDPYLVVTLGDSRQSTPTIPKTLNPEWNVTFEMPVVGVPLLECICWDHDRFGKDYLGEFDIPLEDIFADGEINQPPKWYTLKSKRKTAKKKDSTVSGEILLQFALIDPSNASAPPTEIYQRFRSLVCSSEEDDDLPPVPTNESDEADRDEETSDETDDLTKPEIVEKRRKRLRLARLKRKSLAARAYQFSGVGNGVQGIVFMEIVQVTDLPPERNVTRTSFDMDPFVVTSLGRKTLRTPVVRHNLNPVYNEKMVFQVMKHEQSYTMSFTVMDRDKFSGNDFVASAGFPLQTLIQAAPEADPETGLYRLRDPSLSPTGSDTSTVGKSGAKSGVSPSPSTHSLSKMSRPGLRRSRSSAASLSTQSQSEQPSTSPPTSVPEGRESSSNISSAPTGIAGEVGQMDSHDFQVYKIPLTLKNKERWEDKHSPEIIVKAKYMPYRALRQQFWRLMLKQYDADDSGRIDKVELTTMLDTLGSTLKESTIDSFFRRFSSGNEPVETVDLSFDQVVMCLEDTLQALQKAPMASDNMQSLTPSSNGSQRSEEQSDGDEYPVETSKTLPANTDPGTTSVPTLGQEEQQPTSEEDLHPDDLGDERGEEHVIEIRECPLCHQPRLSKRSDADIITHIATCASQDWRQVDNLVMGGFVTSSQAQRKWYSKVITKISYGGYKLGANSANILVQDRITGQINEERMSVYVRLGIRLLYRGLKSREMEKKRIRKILKSLSIKQGKKYDDPASAAQIRDFINFHQLDLSEVLLPLDQFKTFNEFFYRQLKPGARPCSAPNEPRIIVSPADCRSVVFDRIDEATSIWVKGREFSVERLLGNAYPEDAPRYKNGALGIFRLAPQDYHRFHIPVDGVMGTPKTIEGEYYTVNPMAIRSALDVYGENVRILVPIDSIAHGRVMVVCVGAMMVGSTVITRKAGEKVTRGEELGYFKFGGSTVLLLFEEGVMKFDKDLVDNSRGALETLIRVGMSVGHSPEIPQFEPDMPKPTEEVSLEEKQDAKRRIEGSLAPPTHALALQ, from the exons ATGGTGCGGCTACCATTGCCTCAACGTCTCAGCTCTCATCTCAGCGTGAAGAGCAATGCTTCGACTCCTGGTCAGAGCAGAAGCACAAGTCCGATGAGAACAACTGAGGCAAGGCCTCTGGTTCTCAAGGTTTCTGCAATTAAA GGTAGAAATCTTGCAGCTAAAGACCGAGGTGGAACCAGTGATCCG TATCTAGTTGTCACACTCGGAGACTCAAGACAATCGACCCCAACGATACCGAAGACGTTGAATCCGGAATGGAACGTGACTTTCGAGATGCCGGTAGTTGGTGTACCGTTGCTGGAGTGTATCTGCTGGGACCATGACAGATTCGGGAAAGATTACTTGGGCGAGTTCGACATTCCCCTTGAAGACATCTTCGCCGATGGCGAAATCAATCAGCCG CCAAAATGGTACACACTCAAATCGAAGCGGAAgacggccaagaagaaggacagcACCGTCTCTGGAGAGATCCTCCTTCAGTTTGCGCTGATCGACCCGTCGAACGCATCGGCACCCCCGACTGAGATCTACCAAAGGTTCCGGAGCTTGGTCTGCTCTagtgaggaagatgatgacctTCCGCCAGTCCCAACAAATGAGTCGGATGAAGCCGACAGGGACGAGGAGACCTCGGATGAGACTGATGACCTGACGAAACCGGAGATTGtggaaaagaggagaaaacGACTCCGGCTCGCTCGCTTGAAACGGAAATCACTAGCAGCTCGAGCGTATCAGTTTTCTGGAGTGGGTAACGGAGTCCAGGGTATCGTGTTCATGGAGATTGTGCAGGTAACAGATCTTCCGCCGGAACGGAACG TGACACGTACTTCCTTTGACATGGATCCATTTGTCGTGACCTCGCTTGGACGGAAAACTCTCAGAACTCCAGTCGTTCGTCACAACCTCAATCCGGTCTACAACGAGAAGATGGTCTTCCAAGTCATGAAACATGAACAGTCATACACGATGAGCTTTACTGTTATGGACCGAGATAAGTTTTCCGGCAATGATTTTGTTGCATCGGCTGGGTTTCCACTACAGACCTTGATCCAGGCTGCTCCTGAGGCAGATCCGGAAACGGGGCTCTATCGGCTCCGGGATCCATCACTAAGCCCAACAGGTTCCGATACAAGCACTGTCGGTAAATCAGGAGCTAAGTCTGGTGTCAGCCCTTCACCGTCGACTCACAGTCTTTCAAAAATGTCACGGCCCGGTTTAAGGAGGTCGAGAAGCTCTGCTGCCTCACTGTCTACCCAGTCTCAATCAGAGCAGCCATCTACCTCTCCACCCACTAGCGTCccggaaggaagagaaagcagcagcaatatTTCGAGTGCTCCAACAGGTATTGCAGGCGAAGTGGGCCAGATGGACTCGCATGACTTTCAAGTGTACAAGATCCCTTTGACACTAAAGAACAAGGAACGGTGGGAAGACAAGCACTCTCCAGAGATTATTGTGAAAGCAAAATATATGCCCTACCGTGCGCTTCGTCAGCAATTCTGGAGACTTATGCTCAAACAATATGACGCTGATGACAGTGGTCGAATCGACAAGGTCGAGTTGACAACGATGCTTGACACTCTTGGCTCGACCCTGAAAGAGTCTACGATTGACAGTTTCTTCCGGCGGTTCAGTTCTGGAAACGAGCCGGTTGAGACTGTGGATTTGAGTTTCGACCAAGTTGTGATGTGTCTGGAGGATACACTACAGGCGCTGCAAAAGGCCCCGATGGCCAGTGACAACATGCAGTCTCTTACCCCATCCTCAAATGGCAGTCAAAGAAGCGAAGAACAGTCCGACGGCGACGAGTACCCTGTGGAGACGAGCAAAACACTGCCCGCTAATACTGACCCTGGCACAACATCCGTACCGACATTAGGCCAGGAAGAGCAACAACCCACgagcgaggaagatctcCATCCCGATGATCTGGGTGATGAGCGGGGTGAAGAGCATGTTATTGAGATTCGGGAATGTCCTCTCTGCCATCAACCGCGACTCTCGAAGCGCTCCGATGCGGACATTATCACCCACATTGCTACATGCGCAAGTCAAGACTGGCGACAAGTCGACAATCTTGTGATGGGTGGCTTTGTCACTTCCAGCCAGGCGCAACGCAAGTGGTACTCCAAAGTCATCACAAAGATATCTTACGGTGGTTACAAGCTAGGCGCAAACTCCGCCAATATTCTTGTTCAAGATCGAATTACAGGGCAGATCAACGAGGAGCGAATGAGTGTTTATGTGCGCCTTGGTATTCGGCTCCTTTACAGAGGCCTCAAGAGCCgggaaatggagaagaagcgaa TTCGTAAGATCCTCAAGTCGCTGAGCATTAAGCAAGGCAAGAAATATGATGATCCAGCTTCCGCAGCTCAGATCCGGGACTTTATCAACTTCCATCAGCTTGACTTGTCAGAGGTTCTGCTACCTCTTGACCAATTCAAAACGTTCAATGAGTTCTTTTACCGACAATTGAAGCCTGGCGCACGCCCTTGTTCAGCTCCAAATGAGCCGAGGATCATCGTGTCGCCTGCTGACTGCCGATCTGTTGTTTTTGACCGCATCGACGAGGCGACCAGTATTTGGGTCAAGGGCAGGGAGTTTTCCGTGGAGAGGCTTCTCGGCAATGCGTACCCGGAGGATGCTCCGCGCTATAAGAATGGAGCCTTGGGAATTTTCCGCCTGGCTCCTCAGGACTACCACCGCTTCCATATTCCTGTTGACGGTGTTATGGGTACCCCCAAGACCATCGAGGGCGAGTACTACACAGTGAACCCGATGGCGATCCGTTCTGCACTGGATGTGTACGGTGAAAACGTAAGAATTCTTGTACCAATCGACTCGATCGCCCACGGCCGGGTCATGGTGGTCTGTGTAGGGGCCATGATGGTCGGAAGCACGGTGATCACTCGAAAGGCAGGCGAGAAGGTCACTCGTGGCGAAGAGCTTGGATACTTCAAGTTTGGCGGAAGTACTGTGCTGCTCCTCTTTGAGGAAGGCGTGATGAAGTTTGATAAAGACCTGGTTGATAACTCTAGGGGTGCTTTGGAGACTTTG ATCCGAGTGGGAATGTCTGTTGGTCACAGCCCTGAAATCCCTCAGTTCGAGCCCGACATGCCCAAGCCAACAGAAGAGGTCAGCcttgaggagaagcaggacgCCAAACGTAGAATAGAGGGCAGCCTGGCTCCTCCCACCCATGCTTTGGCATTGCAATGA
- a CDS encoding putative MFS glucose transporter — protein sequence MSPSGLTRSRVTGYLIYLVFVVTLGPLQFGYHLAELNAPQAVITCERKSIHSTASALFRTLPQCIPMNPSQFGLVSSIYTLGGLLGALLAGPVSTKHGRLFALRATTIFFILGPAAETFAPGIPILSVGRLLSGVGAGAAIVVGPIYISEIAPPNAKGFFGAFTQIMTNVGILFTQTLGYFFSKGNQWRAILAVAGLLGGSELLGLFFVSESPTWLAEHQQANLARHVLQRIRGKGSDIEEEIEGWKSSERPTGPEEESLLTPPSGNLPPKQPPVTILQAVTDPYYRPAIVAVIGVMVAQQFTGINSIIMYSVSLLQSLLPTGAALLTVMISALNLVITLACSPLPDKIGRKTCLLLSISGMGCNSVLLAFGIYFNQKILSAIAALLFVASFAVGLGPVPFILASELVGPEAVGATQSWALAANWTATFIVAQFFPVLNDALGGRGKIYWIFAVLACLLGSFIYRWVPETKGKANADEVWGREDSRRRD from the exons ATGAGTCCCAGTGGTCTGACCCGTTCCAGGGTCACAGGGTACCTGATCTATCTGGTTTTTGTTGTCACACTGGGCCCGCTTCAATTTGGCTATCATCTG GCCGAGCTTAATGCCCCCCAAGCTGTTATTACGTGCGAGCGAAAAAGCATCCATTCTACCGCTTCAGCATTGTTCAGAACTCTGCCTCAATGTATTCCAATGAATCCTTCCCAATTCGGTCTGGTGTCCTCCATATACACCCTTGGCGGTCTGCTAGGTGCCCTGCTGGCAGGGCCAGTTTCCACCAAACATGGGCGACTATTCGCCTTGCGAGCTACAACGATTTTCTTTATTCTGGGCCCGGCAGCCGAAACCTTTGCGCCAGGTATACCGATCTTGAGTGTCGGTAGGTTGCTGAGTGGTGTTGGTGCGGGCGCTGCTATTGTCGTTGGTCCAATTTATATATCCGAAATTGCCCCGCCCAACGCCAAAGGTTTCTTCGGCGCCTTTACGCAGATTATGACCAATGTAGGTATCCTATTTACCCAGACGCTCGGCTACTTTTTCAGCAAAGGAAATCAATGGAGGGCCATACTTGCCGTAGCTGGGTTGCTCGGGGGTTCGGAACTCCTTGGTTTATTCTTCGTATCGGAAAGCCCCActtggctggctgagcaTCAACAGGCAAACCTGGCCAGGCATGTGCTGCAAAGGATTCGCGGGAAAGGTTCAGATattgaagaggagattgaaggaTGGAAGAGCTCTGAGAGGCCCACAGGACCGGAGGAGGAGTCACTGCTCACCCCTCCTTCTGGCAACTTGCCCCCTAAGCAACCTCCAGTTACGATCCTGCAAGCTGTGACAGATCCATACTACCGTCCGGCCATCGTTGCTGTCATCGGAGTCATGGTGGCTCAACAGTTCACCGGCATCAACAGTATCATCATGTATAGTGTCTCGCTTCTGCAAAGTCTCCTTCCCACGGGAGCGGCTTTACTGACTGTGATGATTTCCGCCCTCAACCTGGTCATTACCCTTGCGTGCTCACCTTTACCCGATAAGATTGGCCGAAAGACCTGCTTGCTTCTGAGCATCTCCGGCATGGGGTGCAACTCCGTCTTGCTTGCGTTTGGAATCTATTTCAATCAAAAAATTTTGTCCGCGATAGCAGCTTTGTTATTTGTGGCCAGCTTCGCTGTTGGATTAGGACCGGTACCTTTTATCTTAGCCTCTGAACTAGTCGGTCCCGAGGCTGTGGGTGCGACGCAAAGCTGGGCGCTGGCGGCCAACTGGACCGCCACGTTCATCGTGGCTCAATTCTTCCCCGTGCTCAATGACGCATTGGGCGGCCGTGGTAAGATCTACTGGATCTTCGCGGTATTGGCTTGCCTTCTTGGGAGCTTCATCTACCGATGGGTGCCTGagaccaagggcaaggctaATGCCGACGAGGTctggggaagagaagactcAAGACGGAGAGACTAA
- the ssn3 gene encoding cyclin-dependent serine/threonine protein kinase SSN3, which yields MSLTNQPSSSGPLTASSRSAAASVSQSLSLKRNLQAAVDESLDSKRPSGSGYTSKVRVRDKYHIVGFISSGTYGRVYKAIGKDGRKGEYAIKKFKPDKEGEIIQYTGLSQSAIREMALCSELDHPNVVQLAEIILEDKCIFMVFEYTEHDLLQIIHHHTQPQRHAIPAPMIKSILFQLLNGLLYLHTNWVLHRDLKPANILVTSSGAVRIGDLGLARLFYKPLNSLYSGDKVVVTIWYRAPELLMGSRHYTPAVDLWAVGCIFAELLSLRPIFKGEEAKMDSKKTVPFQRNQMMKIIDIMGLPRKETWPGLVSMPEFSQLQSLAMSRGYINRQCNLEGWYQSCLKNNGYSPGSAAGTPGAEGFDLLSRLLEYDPTKRISAREALEHPYFTTGTPVTANCFAGYEGKYPHRRVTQDDNDIRSGSLPGTKRSGLPDDSLMGRAAKRLKE from the exons ATGAGTCTGACAAACCAGCCTTCGTCATCTGGTCCATTAACTGCATCCTCTCGGTCCGCTGCGGCCAGTGTCAGCCAAAGTCTGTCTTTAAAAAGGAATTTACAGGCCGCTGTTGATG AAAGTCTAGACTCCAAGAGACCCTCGGGATCTGGGTATACCAGCAAAGTACGGGTCCGTGACAAGTATCACATCGTCGGCTTCATCAGCAGTGGTACTTATGGTCGCGTCTACAAAGCCATCGGAAAAGATGGCCGGAAAGGCGAATATGCGATCAAGAA ATTCAAGCCCGACAAGGAGGGTGAAATCATCCAGTACACAGGTCTCTCGCAATCGGCAATCCGGGAGATGGCTTTGTGCTCTGAATTAGATCACCCCAACGTAGTGCAACTGGCAGAGATCATCCTGGAAGACAAATGTATCTTCATGGTATTCGAGTACACTGAGCATGATCTGCTTCAGATCATACATCACCACACTCAGCCGCAAAGACATGCCATTCCGGCACCGATGATCAAGTCGATACTGTTTCAGCTGCTGAATGGCCTCCTATACCTTCACACGAATTGGGTGTTGCATCGAGATTTGAAGCCGGCAAACATTCTAGTGACTTCGAGCGGTGCGGTGCGCATTGGAGACCTGGGCCTTGCGCGTCTATTTTACAAGCCGCTCAACTCTCTTTATTCCGGAGACAAGGTTGTCGTCACGATCTGGTATCGTGCTCCTGAGCTATTAATGGGCAGCCGGCACTACACGCCGGCGGTGGATCTTTGGGCAGTTGGCTGCATATTCGCGGAACTGCTCTCTCTCAGACCCATCTtcaaaggagaggaagctAAGATGGACAGCAAAAAGACCGTCCCATTCCAGCGCAaccagatgatgaagattatTGACATCATGGGCTTGCCTAGAAAGGAAACATGGCCCGGTCTCGTATCGATGCCTGAATTTTCCCAACTCCAGTCGTTAGCAATGTCGAGAGGATACATCAACAGACAGTGCAATCTGGAAGGATGGTACCAAAGTTGTCTGAAGAATAATGGGTATTCCCCAGGGTCTGCGGCAGGCACGCCAGGCGCCGAAGGGTTCGACTTACTATCGCGGCTGCTCGAATACGACCCTACCAAAAGGATCTCAGCCCGGGAGGCGTTGGAGCACCCGTATTTCACCACAGGTACACCAGTCACGGCTAATTGTTTCGCGGGCTACGAGGGCAAATATCCCCATCGCCGAGTCACTCAGGATGACAACGACATTCGCTCCGGCAGTTTACCCGGCACCAAGCGGAGCGGGCTGCCAGACGATAGCCTCATGGGTAGGGCTGCAAAGCGGCTTAAAGAGTGA
- a CDS encoding putative metaphase-anaphase transition protein (Mlo2): MSASEHVEPSAGADQHKNSQDAGKRRESFSSQNSQTAKEFIESQMRLEAAAREILPYSFDACTQALGPLRQTLFACLTCNPPSDKPDAAHTSAGVCYSCSIACHGEHTLVELFSKRNFVCDCGTTRVSSGLPCTLRNDPETGAKVVRAQEPAPENKYNHNFQNKFCGCGEDYNAFEEKGTMFQCLGLGTVETGGCGEDWWHPECLIGLPRNWYKKAKAATDDVEAAKEDENDDEDTPLPPGFPAEDDFETFLCYKCVESNPWLKRYAGTPGFLPAVYKDGGLSKVSEEERTGADPLNASSNQLANTKKRKADEDDTTEAKETVELAAKRTKSEVDGEQSFTESKSETTQAEPAKPKHESLPNPPPSGTFSLFLKEDFREHFCRCPECYPNLAKYPQLREEEETYEPPLSEDGDANGGGSTGTGSIYERGEAALSNIDRVRAIEGAMVYNHLRDKVKEFLKPFAESGTAVSAEDIKAYFEKLRGDEKPIKDAAAGQASASSGNGGNEKDEGGDGRKEQSGY, translated from the exons ATGAGCGCATCTGAACATGTTGAGCCCTCAGCCGGCGCCGACCAGCACAAGAACTCTCAAGATGCTGGTAAGCGGAGAGAGAGTTTCAGCTCTCAGAACTCGCAAACAGCCAAAGA ATTCATCGAATCGCAAATGCGTCTTGAGGCCGCCGCCCGCGAGATCCTACCATAC TCCTTTGACGCCTGCACACAAGCCCTAGGACCTCTGCGACAGACTCTGTTTGCCTGCCTCACATGCAACCCTCCCTCCGATAAGCCAGATGCAGCACACACTTCCGCAGGCGTCTGCTATTCCTGCTCTATCGCTTGCCACGGCGAGCATACACTCGTCGAGCTATTCAGTAAGAGAAACTTTGTCTGCGACTGTGGAACAACGCGCGTGTCGTCCGGCCTACCCTGTACGCTTCGAAATGACCCTGAGACCGGTGCAAAGGTAGTTCGGGCTCAGGAGCCAGCGCCAGAGAACAAATACAACCACAATTTTCAAAACAAGTTCTGCGGCTGCGGTGAGGACTACAATGCTTTTGAAGAGAAGGGAACAATGTTCCAGTGTCTTGGGCTAGGTACGGTCGAAACCGGTGGTTGTGGTGAGGATTGGTGGCATCCGGAGTGCCTGATCGGCTTACCAAGGAACTGGTATAAGAAAGCGAAAGCTGCGACAGATGATGTCGAAGCCGCGAAGGAGGATGAAAACGACGATGAGGATACACCTCTGCCCCCCGGATTCCCGGCTGAAGATGACTTCGAAACATTCTTGTGTTACAAGTGTGTCGAATCAAATCCGTGGTTGAAGCGATATGCAGGAACTCCAGGGTTCCTTCCAGCAGTCTACAAGGATGGCGGTCTGTCAAAAGTCTCCGAAGAGGAGCGCACAGGCGCAGACCCTTTGAATGCGTCTTCTAATCAATTGGCCAACACCAAGAAACGTaaggccgatgaggatgacacGACAGAGGCAAAGGAGACAGTCGAACTAGCTGCAAAGCGGACAAAATCAGAAGTCGATGGCGAACAAAGCTTTACAGAATCAAAATCAGAGACTACCCAGGCCGAACCCGCCAAACCCAAGCACGAATCCCTACCTAACCCACCCCCATCCGGAACattctcccttttcctcaAAGAAGACTTCCGCGAGCACTTCTGCCGCTGCCCAGAATGTTACCCCAACCTAGCCAAATACCCTCAACTCcgtgaagaggaggaaacatATGAGCCCCCTCTCTCGGAGGATGGCGATGCCAACGGCGGAGGCAGCACCGGAACGGGCAGCATCTACGAGCGCGGCGAGGCAGCCCTTAGTAACATCGACCGTGTCCGGGCTATCGAGGGTGCAATGGTGTACAACCACCTCCGTGATAAAGTGAAGGAGTTCCTAAAACCCTTTGCGGAGTCCGGCACGGCGGTCAGTGCGGAGGATATTAAGGCCTACTTTGAGAAATTGCGTGGCGATGAGAAGCCGATCAaggatgctgctgctggtcaggCCTCCGCTTCTTCCGGGAATGGAGGCAatgagaaggacgagggaggagatggtcGGAAAGAACAAAGTG GTTATTGA